In a genomic window of Polycladomyces abyssicola:
- a CDS encoding LysR family transcriptional regulator, protein MHIQQLITFLTVAKHRHFRQAGEELMLTQPAVSAQIRSLEEELGCTLFHRPHVSLTPEGKSFLPYAQKMVSLFEESKHALHQKNGDSITRITIGVDVTLGRFALQRLSPYLQPERPHVHIRMLTLTEVQIIQALEEGRIDLGIAYRTGNLSRFPVSVLVYDTFTLAVSFQSPIARMAYFPLKRLPETPIILPAPGTTERRMLDEQLERYDLTIDPVLELPDIETIKQAVSQGIGSAILPRMALTHDQAGWRLLRIPELHPQLPVCLFHPDRRALSPVLRRLVDDLRGIYPPYEE, encoded by the coding sequence ATGCATATCCAACAGTTGATCACCTTTCTCACAGTGGCGAAGCATCGGCATTTTCGCCAAGCCGGAGAAGAGCTGATGTTGACCCAACCCGCCGTCAGCGCACAAATCCGGAGCCTGGAGGAAGAGCTGGGCTGCACATTATTCCACCGTCCCCATGTTTCGCTTACACCGGAGGGAAAATCTTTTCTTCCTTATGCCCAAAAAATGGTCTCCCTTTTTGAAGAAAGCAAACATGCCCTGCATCAAAAAAATGGCGATTCGATCACTCGGATCACGATCGGGGTCGATGTTACCCTGGGACGATTTGCGCTTCAGCGATTGTCTCCCTATTTGCAACCCGAACGCCCCCACGTTCATATCCGCATGCTGACCCTGACTGAAGTGCAGATCATTCAAGCATTGGAAGAGGGGCGGATCGATTTGGGCATCGCATACCGGACCGGTAACCTTTCTCGCTTTCCTGTATCCGTTTTGGTCTATGACACGTTTACATTGGCCGTTTCCTTTCAGAGCCCGATCGCCCGCATGGCGTATTTTCCATTGAAACGATTGCCGGAAACCCCCATCATCCTGCCTGCGCCGGGTACAACGGAGCGACGGATGCTCGATGAACAATTGGAACGATACGATTTGACCATCGATCCCGTTCTCGAACTGCCCGACATAGAGACGATCAAACAAGCAGTATCCCAAGGAATCGGGAGCGCCATCCTCCCCCGGATGGCCTTGACCCATGATCAGGCCGGATGGCGACTGTTGCGCATTCCCGAACTGCATCCGCAACTGCCCGTTTGTCTGTTTCATCCCGACCGTCGGGCCCTTTCCCCGGTCCTTCGCCGTTTGGTGGATGATCTTCGCGGGATTTACCCGCCCTATGAAGAGTAG
- a CDS encoding YlaN family protein — MLTPTQTDLNQRALELLREDAEKIHQLIHVQLEHLTAPKCPLYEEVLDTQMFGLSREIDFAVRAGLIDREQGREIISDLERKLADLYTKVLPLSKTKES, encoded by the coding sequence CTGTTGACGCCAACACAGACCGATCTCAACCAACGGGCGCTGGAATTGTTGCGCGAAGATGCGGAAAAGATTCACCAGTTGATTCATGTACAACTGGAACATTTGACAGCGCCGAAATGTCCGTTGTACGAAGAGGTTTTGGACACGCAGATGTTCGGCCTTTCCAGGGAGATCGATTTCGCCGTCCGGGCGGGCTTGATCGATCGGGAGCAAGGCCGGGAGATCATCAGCGACTTGGAACGGAAGTTGGCCGATCTCTACACGAAAGTACTCCCCTTATCAAAAACCAAAGAATCATGA
- the cax gene encoding calcium/proton exchanger codes for MKQKWFLPLLILSTLLSIGAHFFLHSQPIQFATACLSLLFWAALLGKATESVAHYAGERLGGLLNATFGNAAELIIAFFLVKAGLFDMVKASITGSIIGNLLLVLGLSVLFGGLRYKIQRFNTMLAGHNASLMLLAVIALFIPAAFIKGLQGKEVHILSLSIAAALIIGYFLWLFFSLVTHRKELGDAVDGLPEEHSPLDEPERSPAAGTPAFAAATATAENEEEEGPEWSKGVSLLLLLVSTAFVALQSEWLVHSVEAVAHALGWSELFVGAFLIAIIGNAAEHSAAVFLAMKNRIGAAVEIAIGSSLQVALFVAPVLVFASYLVGKPMDLVFSGYELAAIAVSAFIASSISRDGSTNWYEGVLLLLVYIILGTAFFVV; via the coding sequence TTGAAGCAAAAGTGGTTTTTGCCGTTGTTGATCTTGTCTACACTTCTCAGTATCGGTGCGCACTTTTTTCTCCATTCCCAGCCGATTCAATTCGCCACCGCCTGTTTGTCGCTGTTGTTTTGGGCTGCGTTGCTGGGTAAGGCCACGGAAAGTGTCGCCCATTACGCCGGCGAACGTCTGGGAGGGCTTTTGAACGCCACTTTCGGCAATGCCGCTGAACTGATTATCGCGTTTTTCCTGGTGAAGGCCGGGTTGTTTGACATGGTTAAAGCGAGTATCACGGGATCCATCATCGGCAACCTGTTACTCGTACTCGGATTGAGTGTGCTGTTCGGCGGATTGCGGTACAAAATCCAACGGTTCAACACGATGCTGGCCGGGCACAATGCTTCCCTGATGCTGCTGGCTGTCATCGCGCTTTTCATTCCCGCCGCGTTTATCAAGGGACTCCAAGGAAAAGAAGTACATATTTTGAGCCTGAGCATCGCAGCCGCACTGATCATCGGATATTTTCTCTGGCTGTTCTTCTCCCTGGTAACCCACCGCAAGGAATTGGGTGATGCAGTGGACGGGTTGCCGGAGGAACACTCTCCGCTGGACGAACCGGAAAGGAGCCCTGCTGCCGGTACGCCGGCTTTTGCTGCTGCGACTGCTACCGCGGAGAATGAGGAAGAAGAGGGACCGGAGTGGTCAAAAGGCGTTTCCCTGTTGCTCCTGTTGGTTTCCACGGCTTTTGTCGCCCTTCAGAGTGAATGGTTGGTCCACAGCGTGGAAGCCGTCGCACATGCACTGGGTTGGTCGGAGCTGTTTGTCGGTGCGTTCCTGATCGCGATCATCGGTAATGCTGCTGAGCACAGCGCCGCTGTGTTCCTGGCCATGAAAAACCGGATCGGCGCTGCAGTGGAGATCGCGATCGGCAGCAGTTTACAAGTTGCGTTGTTTGTCGCGCCGGTACTGGTATTCGCCAGCTACTTGGTCGGCAAACCGATGGACCTGGTGTTTTCGGGGTACGAATTGGCGGCAATTGCCGTTTCCGCTTTTATCGCTTCCTCCATTTCCCGGGACGGGTCGACCAACTGGTATGAAGGCGTGTTGTTGCTGTTGGTTTACATCATTTTGGGTACGGCATTCTTTGTCGTTTAA
- a CDS encoding SDR family oxidoreductase produces MDLGLKGKVALVTASSRGLGRAIAHRLAGEGAKVAVCSRDQARVEETAQTIAEQTGAEVFPVVADVSRAESVNKLIDEVVGRWGRIDVLVCNAGGPPSGTFEMFDDEVWQRAFETNLLSVVRLVRAALPHMSKGGKIITIASTSVKQPIPGLILSNTMRAGVAGLMKSLAEELAPRGILVNTVCPGRIATDRVQELDESFAAKKGVSVEEVRRAVSAQIPLGRYGEPDEFARVVAFLASDANTYVTGQALMIDGGMVKAL; encoded by the coding sequence TTGGATCTCGGACTGAAAGGAAAAGTGGCGTTGGTGACAGCATCCAGTCGGGGATTGGGACGAGCGATCGCACATCGTTTGGCCGGTGAGGGAGCTAAAGTGGCTGTTTGCAGCAGGGATCAGGCCCGTGTGGAAGAAACCGCTCAGACGATCGCCGAGCAAACGGGAGCAGAAGTGTTCCCCGTGGTGGCTGATGTATCGCGGGCGGAATCGGTGAACAAGCTGATTGATGAAGTCGTCGGGCGGTGGGGACGGATTGATGTTCTGGTGTGCAATGCGGGCGGACCGCCCAGCGGTACATTTGAGATGTTTGACGATGAGGTGTGGCAGCGAGCGTTTGAAACCAATTTGCTGAGCGTGGTGCGTTTGGTGCGTGCTGCTTTGCCGCATATGTCCAAAGGCGGAAAGATCATCACCATCGCTTCCACCAGTGTCAAACAACCAATTCCCGGTTTGATTTTGTCCAATACGATGCGGGCCGGAGTGGCTGGATTGATGAAGTCGTTGGCTGAGGAGCTGGCTCCGCGCGGGATCTTGGTCAACACGGTTTGCCCGGGTCGTATCGCCACGGATCGCGTGCAGGAGTTGGACGAGTCTTTCGCCGCAAAAAAAGGCGTATCAGTAGAGGAAGTGCGCAGAGCTGTATCCGCTCAAATTCCGCTGGGACGCTATGGGGAGCCGGACGAGTTTGCCCGTGTTGTCGCTTTTCTGGCTTCTGACGCCAACACGTATGTGACGGGTCAGGCGTTGATGATTGATGGCGGAATGGTCAAAGCATTATAA
- a CDS encoding NYN domain-containing protein: protein MNLEKHIAVFIDLENVYYGLKKYHMDPDHPDAHHNLFLRLQEHYGKDKIRMMEAYADFEQLDLSMMSLQRKRVHVHQVYGNGRGGEERKNAADIQLCLDAMEVLYELPEVTTFVIVSADQDMIPLLDRLWSHGKKVELFCLFDESLSKSAQLPEFCDKIYNLFEFLHIPQFQNLSQMDRLVQSAIIHIYEWYEDPNNFDKSYGSSWIKKDLMRKFRLSDGEVNDLFTKLVRGRYLEPYEIGVDGKKFYGYRTNMDHPQVRLIVKIAGYMVG, encoded by the coding sequence ATGAATTTGGAGAAACATATCGCCGTGTTCATCGATTTGGAAAATGTCTATTACGGGCTCAAGAAATACCATATGGACCCGGATCATCCCGATGCGCACCACAACTTGTTTCTGCGGTTGCAGGAACATTACGGCAAGGACAAGATCCGTATGATGGAGGCGTACGCTGATTTTGAACAGTTGGACTTGTCTATGATGAGCCTGCAGCGCAAACGGGTACATGTCCATCAGGTGTACGGCAACGGCCGGGGAGGAGAAGAGCGGAAAAACGCCGCGGACATCCAGCTTTGCCTGGATGCGATGGAAGTGTTATACGAACTTCCTGAGGTGACGACGTTTGTCATTGTCAGTGCTGATCAGGACATGATCCCTTTGCTGGATCGCCTATGGTCTCACGGTAAAAAGGTGGAGCTTTTCTGCCTGTTTGACGAGAGCCTCTCCAAATCCGCTCAGCTTCCCGAATTTTGCGATAAAATTTACAATCTGTTCGAATTTTTGCACATTCCTCAGTTTCAGAATCTCTCCCAAATGGATCGATTGGTTCAAAGCGCCATCATCCATATTTATGAGTGGTATGAAGACCCCAACAATTTTGACAAGAGTTATGGCAGTTCCTGGATCAAGAAGGATCTCATGCGCAAGTTTCGATTGTCCGACGGAGAAGTGAATGATTTGTTCACCAAGCTTGTGAGGGGACGCTATTTGGAGCCCTACGAGATTGGCGTGGATGGAAAGAAGTTCTACGGTTACCGGACCAATATGGACCATCCGCAGGTGCGGTTGATCGTCAAAATCGCCGGGTATATGGTAGGATAG